One part of the Coffea eugenioides isolate CCC68of chromosome 10, Ceug_1.0, whole genome shotgun sequence genome encodes these proteins:
- the LOC113748669 gene encoding rho GTPase-activating protein REN1 isoform X3 — protein sequence MTNRNTEAPQGEGGNNAVAAAPPPPSPSPQGSNDSLISRGNSKVYKSGPLFLSSKGIGWTSWKKRWFILTRTSLVFYRSDPNAVPQKGAEVNLTLGGIDLNSSGSVVVKEDKKLLTVLFPDGRDGRDGRAFTLKAETLEDLFEWKAALEEALANAPNAALVMGQNGIFRNDQGNIADASSEQAKDRQPVKSLVIGRPILLALEDIDGTPSFLEKALRFLEDHGVRVEGILRQAADVDDVERRIREYEHGKSEFSSEEDAHVIADCVKYILRELPSSPVPASCCNALLEAYRTERSMRVTAMRTAICETFPEPNRRLLQRILMMMQTVASHKAENRMSISAVAACMAPLLLRPLLAGDCELEHNFDMGGDGSVLLLQAAAAANHAQAIVIILLEEYNNLFGEGPVSPEPYTDSEESGTETDELTDDDETYEDEDDYTTEGSDADADDGSDHASDTTSTEIDGTEENNKESECSNSGFNIPEVEDVHELNKTSPRLPKASGFQQESINVSQEIPGGSNDDSKVKDDDPDGGLLVADPDETSNVNKSSLRSSIGQAQSVRRPANWGRTPGRKNLSMESIDLTLEDEPEIQRLEAAKAELQSRIAEEAKENAHLQASLEKRKNALHDRRLALERDVARLQEQLLKERELRTALEAGLRISQRQLAVSSTIDEKMTAEIQEIAQAEADVISLKQKADDLGLQLNQQREQNSRLQLDIGNQQPSSNNKAKWKDRQKKVETASTPRNNEKLTRSKHDNRPDKADSDKDKNEESPFYTNESSLQNQQTDQVLYQGAGGILANTPPSEQGVARPASTNTRKSSSRSEGTNSTSSALSKLTTRLNFLKERRTQIANEIQNMDKSRSSGLPVQNPERDQGKRPDAHPNLDRGKSESFPPVDKGRSKVTPRINSR from the exons ATGACTAATCGGAATACGGAAGCTCCTCAG GGGGAAGGTGGTAATAATGCTGTAGCTGCTGCACCACCTCCGCCTTCACCTTCACCGCAGGGGTCCAATGATAGTCTGATTTCTCGCGGTAATAGCAAG gtttacaaaagTGGTCCTCTTTTTCTATCATCAAAAG GAATTGGATGGACATCATGGAAGAAGAGATGGTTTATCTTAACGCGTACATCGTTGGTCTTCTACAGAAGTGATCCT AATGCAGTTCCTCAAAAGGGGGCTGAAGTGAATCTGACCCTTGGTGGTATAGATCTCAACAGTTCAGGCAG TGTGGTTGTCAAAGAGGATAAAAAACTCTTGACGGTTCTATTTCCTGATGGTCGAGATGGACGAGATGGACGAGCTTTTACTCTAAAG GCAGAGACATTAGAGGATCTCTTTGAGTGGAAGGCTGCGCTTGAAGAAGCTTTGGCAAATGCTCCAAATGCTGCTCTTGTTATGGGACAAAATGGTATATTCAGGAATGATCAGGGCAATATTGCTGATGCTTCTTCAGAACAAG CGAAGGATAGACAACCAGTCAAATCTTTGGTCATTGGGCGACCAATTTTACTTGCTTTGGAAGATATAGATGGAACTCCATCTTTCTTGGAGAAAGCCTTGAGGTTTCTGGAGGATCATG GAGTTAGAGTTGAAGGCATTTTACGACAAGCTGCAGATGTTGATGATGTTGAACGCCGAATTCGCGAATATGAACATG GGAAAAGTGAGTTTTCTTCAGAGGAAGATGCACATGTTATAGCAGACTGTGTCAAG TACATTCTCCGGGAGCTACCATCTTCTCCAGTTCCTGCATCTTGCTGTAATGCCCTGTTAGAAGCGTATC GAACTGAGCGCAGCATGAGAGTCACTGCAATGCGCACAGCCATATGTGAGACATTCCCGGAGCCAAATCGGCGCTTATTGCAAAG AATTCTTATGATGATGCAGACTGTGGCTTCTCACAAGGCTGAGAACCGAATGAGCATTTCAGCTGTGGCAGCATGCATGGCACCTTTGCTGCTGCGTCCCCTTTTGGCTGGTGATTGTGAACTTGAACATAACTTTGACATGGGTGGTGATGGTTCTGTTCTACTTCTGCAGGCTGCCGCTGCAGCAAACCATGCTCAAGCCATCGTTATTATTTTGCTTGAGGAGTACAATAACTTATTTGGG gaaggtCCTGTATCACCTGAACCATACACAGATTCAGAAGAGAGTGGAACTGAGACTGATGAACTCACTGATGATGATGAAACctatgaagatgaagatgattatACGACAGAGGGCTCTGATGCAGATGCAGATGATGGTAGTGATCATGCATCCGATACAACAAGTACTGAGATCGATGGAACAGAAGAAAATAATAAA GAGTCAGAGTGTTCAAACTCAGGTTTCAATATTCCTGAAGTGGAAGATGTTCATGAGTTGAATAAAACATCACCAAGATTGCCTAAAGCTTCAGGGTTTCAACAGGAAAGCATCAATGTTAGCCAGGAAATTCCGGGGGGGAGTAATGATGATTCTAAAGTTAAAGATGATGACCCTGATGGTGGTCTATTGGTAGCTGATCCTGATGAAACATCCAATGTTAACAAGTCGTCCTTGAGATCTTCAATAGGGCAAGCTCAGAGTGTCCGTCGGCCTGCTAATTGGGGCCGTACTCCT GGAAGGAAGAACCTTTCTATGGAATCTATTGATCTTACGCTTGAAGATGA GCCTGAAATCCAGAGACTAGAGGCTGCCAAAGCTGAATTGCAAAGTAGAATTGCAGAAGAg GCTAAAGAGAATGCACATTTGCAAGCAAGTTTAGAAAAACGGAAGAATGCTTTGCATGATCGTCGTCTTGCTCTTGAGAGAGAT GTGGCAAGATTACAGGAGCAGTTGCTGAAGGAGAGGGAGTTGCGGACAGCACTCGAAGCTGGACTTAGAATATCTCAAAGACAGTTAGCTGTCTCATCCACCATTGATGAAAAG ATGACGGCTGAGATCCAGGAAATTGCTCAAGCAGAGGCAGATGTTATCAGTTTGAAACAGAAGGCTGATGATCTTGGACTGCAATTAAATCAGCAACGTGAACAAAATTCAAGGTTGCAGCTCGATATAGGCAATCAACAACCAAGTTCAAATAATAAAGCAAAATG GAAGGATAGGCAGAAAAAGGTGGAAACTGCATCTACTCCACGTAATAATGAAAAGTTAACAAGAAGTAAG CACGATAATCGCCCCGATAAGGCAGATAGTGACAAAGATAAGAACGAAGAATCTCCTTTTTACACCAATGAAAGTTCACTTCAGAACCAGCAAACAGATCAAGTCCTTTATCAGGGCGCTGGTGGAATTTTGGCAAATACACCCCCTTCTGAACAAGGGGTGGCCAGGCCTGCTTCAACCAATACTAGAAAGTCCAGTTCTAGAAGTGAG GGAACTAACTCTACCTCTTCTGCACTATCAAAACTAACAACCCGACTCAACTTCTTAAAGGAACGACGCACTCAAATTGCAAATGAGATCCAGAATATGGACAAAAGCCGGAGTTCTGGTCTGCCTGTCCAAAATCCTGAGAGAG ATCAGGGAAAAAGACCAGATGCCCATCCAAACCTGGACAGAGGAAAATCTGAAAGCTTCCCACCAGTTGACAAAGGCCGATCAAAGGTCACTCCAAGGATAAATTCTAGATGA
- the LOC113748669 gene encoding rho GTPase-activating protein REN1 isoform X4 has translation MTNRNTEAPQGEGGNNAVAAAPPPPSPSPQGSNDSLISRGNSKVYKSGPLFLSSKGIGWTSWKKRWFILTRTSLVFYRSDPNAVPQKGAEVNLTLGGIDLNSSGSVVVKEDKKLLTVLFPDGRDGRDGRAFTLKAETLEDLFEWKAALEEALANAPNAALVMGQNGIFRNDQGNIADASSEQAKDRQPVKSLVIGRPILLALEDIDGTPSFLEKALRFLEDHGVRVEGILRQAADVDDVERRIREYEHGKSEFSSEEDAHVIADCVKYILRELPSSPVPASCCNALLEAYRTERSMRVTAMRTAICETFPEPNRRLLQRILMMMQTVASHKAENRMSISAVAACMAPLLLRPLLAGDCELEHNFDMGGDGSVLLLQAAAAANHAQAIVIILLEEYNNLFGEGPVSPEPYTDSEESGTETDELTDDDETYEDEDDYTTEGSDADADDGSDHASDTTSTEIDGTEENNKESECSNSGFNIPEVEDVHELNKTSPRLPKASGFQQESINVSQEIPGGSNDDSKVKDDDPDGGLLVADPDETSNVNKSSLRSSIGQAQSVRRPANWGRTPGRKNLSMESIDLTLEDEPEIQRLEAAKAELQSRIAEEAKENAHLQASLEKRKNALHDRRLALERDVARLQEQLLKERELRTALEAGLRISQRQLAVSSTIDEKMTAEIQEIAQAEADVISLKQKADDLGLQLNQQREQNSRLQLDIGNQQPSSNNKAKWKDRQKKVETASTPRNNEKLTRTR, from the exons ATGACTAATCGGAATACGGAAGCTCCTCAG GGGGAAGGTGGTAATAATGCTGTAGCTGCTGCACCACCTCCGCCTTCACCTTCACCGCAGGGGTCCAATGATAGTCTGATTTCTCGCGGTAATAGCAAG gtttacaaaagTGGTCCTCTTTTTCTATCATCAAAAG GAATTGGATGGACATCATGGAAGAAGAGATGGTTTATCTTAACGCGTACATCGTTGGTCTTCTACAGAAGTGATCCT AATGCAGTTCCTCAAAAGGGGGCTGAAGTGAATCTGACCCTTGGTGGTATAGATCTCAACAGTTCAGGCAG TGTGGTTGTCAAAGAGGATAAAAAACTCTTGACGGTTCTATTTCCTGATGGTCGAGATGGACGAGATGGACGAGCTTTTACTCTAAAG GCAGAGACATTAGAGGATCTCTTTGAGTGGAAGGCTGCGCTTGAAGAAGCTTTGGCAAATGCTCCAAATGCTGCTCTTGTTATGGGACAAAATGGTATATTCAGGAATGATCAGGGCAATATTGCTGATGCTTCTTCAGAACAAG CGAAGGATAGACAACCAGTCAAATCTTTGGTCATTGGGCGACCAATTTTACTTGCTTTGGAAGATATAGATGGAACTCCATCTTTCTTGGAGAAAGCCTTGAGGTTTCTGGAGGATCATG GAGTTAGAGTTGAAGGCATTTTACGACAAGCTGCAGATGTTGATGATGTTGAACGCCGAATTCGCGAATATGAACATG GGAAAAGTGAGTTTTCTTCAGAGGAAGATGCACATGTTATAGCAGACTGTGTCAAG TACATTCTCCGGGAGCTACCATCTTCTCCAGTTCCTGCATCTTGCTGTAATGCCCTGTTAGAAGCGTATC GAACTGAGCGCAGCATGAGAGTCACTGCAATGCGCACAGCCATATGTGAGACATTCCCGGAGCCAAATCGGCGCTTATTGCAAAG AATTCTTATGATGATGCAGACTGTGGCTTCTCACAAGGCTGAGAACCGAATGAGCATTTCAGCTGTGGCAGCATGCATGGCACCTTTGCTGCTGCGTCCCCTTTTGGCTGGTGATTGTGAACTTGAACATAACTTTGACATGGGTGGTGATGGTTCTGTTCTACTTCTGCAGGCTGCCGCTGCAGCAAACCATGCTCAAGCCATCGTTATTATTTTGCTTGAGGAGTACAATAACTTATTTGGG gaaggtCCTGTATCACCTGAACCATACACAGATTCAGAAGAGAGTGGAACTGAGACTGATGAACTCACTGATGATGATGAAACctatgaagatgaagatgattatACGACAGAGGGCTCTGATGCAGATGCAGATGATGGTAGTGATCATGCATCCGATACAACAAGTACTGAGATCGATGGAACAGAAGAAAATAATAAA GAGTCAGAGTGTTCAAACTCAGGTTTCAATATTCCTGAAGTGGAAGATGTTCATGAGTTGAATAAAACATCACCAAGATTGCCTAAAGCTTCAGGGTTTCAACAGGAAAGCATCAATGTTAGCCAGGAAATTCCGGGGGGGAGTAATGATGATTCTAAAGTTAAAGATGATGACCCTGATGGTGGTCTATTGGTAGCTGATCCTGATGAAACATCCAATGTTAACAAGTCGTCCTTGAGATCTTCAATAGGGCAAGCTCAGAGTGTCCGTCGGCCTGCTAATTGGGGCCGTACTCCT GGAAGGAAGAACCTTTCTATGGAATCTATTGATCTTACGCTTGAAGATGA GCCTGAAATCCAGAGACTAGAGGCTGCCAAAGCTGAATTGCAAAGTAGAATTGCAGAAGAg GCTAAAGAGAATGCACATTTGCAAGCAAGTTTAGAAAAACGGAAGAATGCTTTGCATGATCGTCGTCTTGCTCTTGAGAGAGAT GTGGCAAGATTACAGGAGCAGTTGCTGAAGGAGAGGGAGTTGCGGACAGCACTCGAAGCTGGACTTAGAATATCTCAAAGACAGTTAGCTGTCTCATCCACCATTGATGAAAAG ATGACGGCTGAGATCCAGGAAATTGCTCAAGCAGAGGCAGATGTTATCAGTTTGAAACAGAAGGCTGATGATCTTGGACTGCAATTAAATCAGCAACGTGAACAAAATTCAAGGTTGCAGCTCGATATAGGCAATCAACAACCAAGTTCAAATAATAAAGCAAAATG GAAGGATAGGCAGAAAAAGGTGGAAACTGCATCTACTCCACGTAATAATGAAAAGTTAACAAGAA CACGATAA
- the LOC113748669 gene encoding rho GTPase-activating protein REN1 isoform X1, whose product MTNRNTEAPQGEGGNNAVAAAPPPPSPSPQGSNDSLISRGNSKVYKSGPLFLSSKGIGWTSWKKRWFILTRTSLVFYRSDPNAVPQKGAEVNLTLGGIDLNSSGSVVVKEDKKLLTVLFPDGRDGRDGRAFTLKAETLEDLFEWKAALEEALANAPNAALVMGQNGIFRNDQGNIADASSEQAKDRQPVKSLVIGRPILLALEDIDGTPSFLEKALRFLEDHGVRVEGILRQAADVDDVERRIREYEHGKSEFSSEEDAHVIADCVKYILRELPSSPVPASCCNALLEAYRTERSMRVTAMRTAICETFPEPNRRLLQRILMMMQTVASHKAENRMSISAVAACMAPLLLRPLLAGDCELEHNFDMGGDGSVLLLQAAAAANHAQAIVIILLEEYNNLFGEGPVSPEPYTDSEESGTETDELTDDDETYEDEDDYTTEGSDADADDGSDHASDTTSTEIDGTEENNKESECSNSGFNIPEVEDVHELNKTSPRLPKASGFQQESINVSQEIPGGSNDDSKVKDDDPDGGLLVADPDETSNVNKSSLRSSIGQAQSVRRPANWGRTPGRKNLSMESIDLTLEDEPEIQRLEAAKAELQSRIAEEAKENAHLQASLEKRKNALHDRRLALERDVARLQEQLLKERELRTALEAGLRISQRQLAVSSTIDEKMTAEIQEIAQAEADVISLKQKADDLGLQLNQQREQNSRLQLDIGNQQPSSNNKAKWKDRQKKVETASTPRNNEKLTRSKHDNRPDKADSDKDKNEESPFYTNESSLQNQQTDQVLYQGAGGILANTPPSEQGVARPASTNTRKSSSRSEGTNSTSSALSKLTTRLNFLKERRTQIANEIQNMDKSRSSGLPVQNPERGKGSEARQSLQNTEKLQVSEGQSSEKNEILDSYNQALPNFDGQSDQGKRPDAHPNLDRGKSESFPPVDKGRSKVTPRINSR is encoded by the exons ATGACTAATCGGAATACGGAAGCTCCTCAG GGGGAAGGTGGTAATAATGCTGTAGCTGCTGCACCACCTCCGCCTTCACCTTCACCGCAGGGGTCCAATGATAGTCTGATTTCTCGCGGTAATAGCAAG gtttacaaaagTGGTCCTCTTTTTCTATCATCAAAAG GAATTGGATGGACATCATGGAAGAAGAGATGGTTTATCTTAACGCGTACATCGTTGGTCTTCTACAGAAGTGATCCT AATGCAGTTCCTCAAAAGGGGGCTGAAGTGAATCTGACCCTTGGTGGTATAGATCTCAACAGTTCAGGCAG TGTGGTTGTCAAAGAGGATAAAAAACTCTTGACGGTTCTATTTCCTGATGGTCGAGATGGACGAGATGGACGAGCTTTTACTCTAAAG GCAGAGACATTAGAGGATCTCTTTGAGTGGAAGGCTGCGCTTGAAGAAGCTTTGGCAAATGCTCCAAATGCTGCTCTTGTTATGGGACAAAATGGTATATTCAGGAATGATCAGGGCAATATTGCTGATGCTTCTTCAGAACAAG CGAAGGATAGACAACCAGTCAAATCTTTGGTCATTGGGCGACCAATTTTACTTGCTTTGGAAGATATAGATGGAACTCCATCTTTCTTGGAGAAAGCCTTGAGGTTTCTGGAGGATCATG GAGTTAGAGTTGAAGGCATTTTACGACAAGCTGCAGATGTTGATGATGTTGAACGCCGAATTCGCGAATATGAACATG GGAAAAGTGAGTTTTCTTCAGAGGAAGATGCACATGTTATAGCAGACTGTGTCAAG TACATTCTCCGGGAGCTACCATCTTCTCCAGTTCCTGCATCTTGCTGTAATGCCCTGTTAGAAGCGTATC GAACTGAGCGCAGCATGAGAGTCACTGCAATGCGCACAGCCATATGTGAGACATTCCCGGAGCCAAATCGGCGCTTATTGCAAAG AATTCTTATGATGATGCAGACTGTGGCTTCTCACAAGGCTGAGAACCGAATGAGCATTTCAGCTGTGGCAGCATGCATGGCACCTTTGCTGCTGCGTCCCCTTTTGGCTGGTGATTGTGAACTTGAACATAACTTTGACATGGGTGGTGATGGTTCTGTTCTACTTCTGCAGGCTGCCGCTGCAGCAAACCATGCTCAAGCCATCGTTATTATTTTGCTTGAGGAGTACAATAACTTATTTGGG gaaggtCCTGTATCACCTGAACCATACACAGATTCAGAAGAGAGTGGAACTGAGACTGATGAACTCACTGATGATGATGAAACctatgaagatgaagatgattatACGACAGAGGGCTCTGATGCAGATGCAGATGATGGTAGTGATCATGCATCCGATACAACAAGTACTGAGATCGATGGAACAGAAGAAAATAATAAA GAGTCAGAGTGTTCAAACTCAGGTTTCAATATTCCTGAAGTGGAAGATGTTCATGAGTTGAATAAAACATCACCAAGATTGCCTAAAGCTTCAGGGTTTCAACAGGAAAGCATCAATGTTAGCCAGGAAATTCCGGGGGGGAGTAATGATGATTCTAAAGTTAAAGATGATGACCCTGATGGTGGTCTATTGGTAGCTGATCCTGATGAAACATCCAATGTTAACAAGTCGTCCTTGAGATCTTCAATAGGGCAAGCTCAGAGTGTCCGTCGGCCTGCTAATTGGGGCCGTACTCCT GGAAGGAAGAACCTTTCTATGGAATCTATTGATCTTACGCTTGAAGATGA GCCTGAAATCCAGAGACTAGAGGCTGCCAAAGCTGAATTGCAAAGTAGAATTGCAGAAGAg GCTAAAGAGAATGCACATTTGCAAGCAAGTTTAGAAAAACGGAAGAATGCTTTGCATGATCGTCGTCTTGCTCTTGAGAGAGAT GTGGCAAGATTACAGGAGCAGTTGCTGAAGGAGAGGGAGTTGCGGACAGCACTCGAAGCTGGACTTAGAATATCTCAAAGACAGTTAGCTGTCTCATCCACCATTGATGAAAAG ATGACGGCTGAGATCCAGGAAATTGCTCAAGCAGAGGCAGATGTTATCAGTTTGAAACAGAAGGCTGATGATCTTGGACTGCAATTAAATCAGCAACGTGAACAAAATTCAAGGTTGCAGCTCGATATAGGCAATCAACAACCAAGTTCAAATAATAAAGCAAAATG GAAGGATAGGCAGAAAAAGGTGGAAACTGCATCTACTCCACGTAATAATGAAAAGTTAACAAGAAGTAAG CACGATAATCGCCCCGATAAGGCAGATAGTGACAAAGATAAGAACGAAGAATCTCCTTTTTACACCAATGAAAGTTCACTTCAGAACCAGCAAACAGATCAAGTCCTTTATCAGGGCGCTGGTGGAATTTTGGCAAATACACCCCCTTCTGAACAAGGGGTGGCCAGGCCTGCTTCAACCAATACTAGAAAGTCCAGTTCTAGAAGTGAG GGAACTAACTCTACCTCTTCTGCACTATCAAAACTAACAACCCGACTCAACTTCTTAAAGGAACGACGCACTCAAATTGCAAATGAGATCCAGAATATGGACAAAAGCCGGAGTTCTGGTCTGCCTGTCCAAAATCCTGAGAGAGGTAAAGGATCTGAAGCACGTCAGTCACTTCAGAATAcagagaaattgcaagtttctgAAGGTCAATCatcagaaaaaaatgaaatattggATAGCTACAACCAAGCACTTCCTAATTTTGATGGTCAATCAGATCAGGGAAAAAGACCAGATGCCCATCCAAACCTGGACAGAGGAAAATCTGAAAGCTTCCCACCAGTTGACAAAGGCCGATCAAAGGTCACTCCAAGGATAAATTCTAGATGA
- the LOC113748669 gene encoding rho GTPase-activating protein REN1 isoform X2: protein MTNRNTEAPQGEGGNNAVAAAPPPPSPSPQGSNDSLISRGNSKVYKSGPLFLSSKGIGWTSWKKRWFILTRTSLVFYRSDPNAVPQKGAEVNLTLGGIDLNSSGSVVVKEDKKLLTVLFPDGRDGRDGRAFTLKAETLEDLFEWKAALEEALANAPNAALVMGQNGIFRNDQGNIADASSEQAKDRQPVKSLVIGRPILLALEDIDGTPSFLEKALRFLEDHGVRVEGILRQAADVDDVERRIREYEHGKSEFSSEEDAHVIADCVKYILRELPSSPVPASCCNALLEAYRTERSMRVTAMRTAICETFPEPNRRLLQRILMMMQTVASHKAENRMSISAVAACMAPLLLRPLLAGDCELEHNFDMGGDGSVLLLQAAAAANHAQAIVIILLEEYNNLFGEGPVSPEPYTDSEESGTETDELTDDDETYEDEDDYTTEGSDADADDGSDHASDTTSTEIDGTEENNKESECSNSGFNIPEVEDVHELNKTSPRLPKASGFQQESINVSQEIPGGSNDDSKVKDDDPDGGLLVADPDETSNVNKSSLRSSIGQAQSVRRPANWGRTPGRKNLSMESIDLTLEDEPEIQRLEAAKAELQSRIAEEAKENAHLQASLEKRKNALHDRRLALERDVARLQEQLLKERELRTALEAGLRISQRQLAVSSTIDEKEIAQAEADVISLKQKADDLGLQLNQQREQNSRLQLDIGNQQPSSNNKAKWKDRQKKVETASTPRNNEKLTRSKHDNRPDKADSDKDKNEESPFYTNESSLQNQQTDQVLYQGAGGILANTPPSEQGVARPASTNTRKSSSRSEGTNSTSSALSKLTTRLNFLKERRTQIANEIQNMDKSRSSGLPVQNPERGKGSEARQSLQNTEKLQVSEGQSSEKNEILDSYNQALPNFDGQSDQGKRPDAHPNLDRGKSESFPPVDKGRSKVTPRINSR from the exons ATGACTAATCGGAATACGGAAGCTCCTCAG GGGGAAGGTGGTAATAATGCTGTAGCTGCTGCACCACCTCCGCCTTCACCTTCACCGCAGGGGTCCAATGATAGTCTGATTTCTCGCGGTAATAGCAAG gtttacaaaagTGGTCCTCTTTTTCTATCATCAAAAG GAATTGGATGGACATCATGGAAGAAGAGATGGTTTATCTTAACGCGTACATCGTTGGTCTTCTACAGAAGTGATCCT AATGCAGTTCCTCAAAAGGGGGCTGAAGTGAATCTGACCCTTGGTGGTATAGATCTCAACAGTTCAGGCAG TGTGGTTGTCAAAGAGGATAAAAAACTCTTGACGGTTCTATTTCCTGATGGTCGAGATGGACGAGATGGACGAGCTTTTACTCTAAAG GCAGAGACATTAGAGGATCTCTTTGAGTGGAAGGCTGCGCTTGAAGAAGCTTTGGCAAATGCTCCAAATGCTGCTCTTGTTATGGGACAAAATGGTATATTCAGGAATGATCAGGGCAATATTGCTGATGCTTCTTCAGAACAAG CGAAGGATAGACAACCAGTCAAATCTTTGGTCATTGGGCGACCAATTTTACTTGCTTTGGAAGATATAGATGGAACTCCATCTTTCTTGGAGAAAGCCTTGAGGTTTCTGGAGGATCATG GAGTTAGAGTTGAAGGCATTTTACGACAAGCTGCAGATGTTGATGATGTTGAACGCCGAATTCGCGAATATGAACATG GGAAAAGTGAGTTTTCTTCAGAGGAAGATGCACATGTTATAGCAGACTGTGTCAAG TACATTCTCCGGGAGCTACCATCTTCTCCAGTTCCTGCATCTTGCTGTAATGCCCTGTTAGAAGCGTATC GAACTGAGCGCAGCATGAGAGTCACTGCAATGCGCACAGCCATATGTGAGACATTCCCGGAGCCAAATCGGCGCTTATTGCAAAG AATTCTTATGATGATGCAGACTGTGGCTTCTCACAAGGCTGAGAACCGAATGAGCATTTCAGCTGTGGCAGCATGCATGGCACCTTTGCTGCTGCGTCCCCTTTTGGCTGGTGATTGTGAACTTGAACATAACTTTGACATGGGTGGTGATGGTTCTGTTCTACTTCTGCAGGCTGCCGCTGCAGCAAACCATGCTCAAGCCATCGTTATTATTTTGCTTGAGGAGTACAATAACTTATTTGGG gaaggtCCTGTATCACCTGAACCATACACAGATTCAGAAGAGAGTGGAACTGAGACTGATGAACTCACTGATGATGATGAAACctatgaagatgaagatgattatACGACAGAGGGCTCTGATGCAGATGCAGATGATGGTAGTGATCATGCATCCGATACAACAAGTACTGAGATCGATGGAACAGAAGAAAATAATAAA GAGTCAGAGTGTTCAAACTCAGGTTTCAATATTCCTGAAGTGGAAGATGTTCATGAGTTGAATAAAACATCACCAAGATTGCCTAAAGCTTCAGGGTTTCAACAGGAAAGCATCAATGTTAGCCAGGAAATTCCGGGGGGGAGTAATGATGATTCTAAAGTTAAAGATGATGACCCTGATGGTGGTCTATTGGTAGCTGATCCTGATGAAACATCCAATGTTAACAAGTCGTCCTTGAGATCTTCAATAGGGCAAGCTCAGAGTGTCCGTCGGCCTGCTAATTGGGGCCGTACTCCT GGAAGGAAGAACCTTTCTATGGAATCTATTGATCTTACGCTTGAAGATGA GCCTGAAATCCAGAGACTAGAGGCTGCCAAAGCTGAATTGCAAAGTAGAATTGCAGAAGAg GCTAAAGAGAATGCACATTTGCAAGCAAGTTTAGAAAAACGGAAGAATGCTTTGCATGATCGTCGTCTTGCTCTTGAGAGAGAT GTGGCAAGATTACAGGAGCAGTTGCTGAAGGAGAGGGAGTTGCGGACAGCACTCGAAGCTGGACTTAGAATATCTCAAAGACAGTTAGCTGTCTCATCCACCATTGATGAAAAG GAAATTGCTCAAGCAGAGGCAGATGTTATCAGTTTGAAACAGAAGGCTGATGATCTTGGACTGCAATTAAATCAGCAACGTGAACAAAATTCAAGGTTGCAGCTCGATATAGGCAATCAACAACCAAGTTCAAATAATAAAGCAAAATG GAAGGATAGGCAGAAAAAGGTGGAAACTGCATCTACTCCACGTAATAATGAAAAGTTAACAAGAAGTAAG CACGATAATCGCCCCGATAAGGCAGATAGTGACAAAGATAAGAACGAAGAATCTCCTTTTTACACCAATGAAAGTTCACTTCAGAACCAGCAAACAGATCAAGTCCTTTATCAGGGCGCTGGTGGAATTTTGGCAAATACACCCCCTTCTGAACAAGGGGTGGCCAGGCCTGCTTCAACCAATACTAGAAAGTCCAGTTCTAGAAGTGAG GGAACTAACTCTACCTCTTCTGCACTATCAAAACTAACAACCCGACTCAACTTCTTAAAGGAACGACGCACTCAAATTGCAAATGAGATCCAGAATATGGACAAAAGCCGGAGTTCTGGTCTGCCTGTCCAAAATCCTGAGAGAGGTAAAGGATCTGAAGCACGTCAGTCACTTCAGAATAcagagaaattgcaagtttctgAAGGTCAATCatcagaaaaaaatgaaatattggATAGCTACAACCAAGCACTTCCTAATTTTGATGGTCAATCAGATCAGGGAAAAAGACCAGATGCCCATCCAAACCTGGACAGAGGAAAATCTGAAAGCTTCCCACCAGTTGACAAAGGCCGATCAAAGGTCACTCCAAGGATAAATTCTAGATGA